From the genome of Novipirellula aureliae, one region includes:
- a CDS encoding excisionase family DNA-binding protein has translation MTKPHRDDTDDSHQLLTYSDAGRIAGVSKTTIGKWVKIGVLRSVPMPGSKRRRIKRAVMMRFLHSLDEQC, from the coding sequence ATGACGAAACCGCATCGTGATGATACCGACGACAGCCACCAGCTATTGACGTATTCGGACGCTGGGCGAATCGCAGGCGTCAGCAAAACGACAATCGGAAAGTGGGTCAAGATTGGTGTGCTGCGATCCGTTCCGATGCCAGGCAGCAAGCGAAGGCGAATCAAACGGGCGGTGATGATGCGGTTTCTACATTCGCTCGATGAGCAATGTTAA